A single region of the Hylaeus volcanicus isolate JK05 chromosome 5, UHH_iyHylVolc1.0_haploid, whole genome shotgun sequence genome encodes:
- the LOC128876991 gene encoding methyltransferase-like protein 22 isoform X1 encodes MTLYKVTSEIFTENKNSSVISENGNAVTKFVFKYPSYMIKPKHELNQNSNLIDSDNDLDIERQEEGTLLIEHRTSTELRHVGLQVWRGALLLADYILSNPGLFESKVVLELGAGVGLTSIVASFLAKEVICTDVDIEGILKLIHRNFTRNSVYVKSKISVKELNFFDLKWPTSYEKSVNVATIILAADVIYDENITEGFVQTLVKLLDSEIPKVAYITLEKRFVFTTANMDTTAPMYEDFLKCFETHNLNWRIEYIKIDFPQYFKYDRVKYMILLKIENKQSKQRNLTDNNCK; translated from the exons ATGACATTGTATAAAGTAACATCGGAAATATTCACGGAAAACAAGAATTCTTCTGTAATATCTGAAAATGGCA ATGCAGTGaccaaatttgttttcaagtatCCATCCTATATGATTAAACCGAAACATGAATTAAACCAAAACAGTAATTTAATAGACAGCGACAATGATTTAGATATAGAAAGGCAAGAAGAAGGAACATTATTAATAG aacaTCGTACATCTACAGAACTGCGACATGTTGGATTGCAGGTATGGCGAGGTGCCCTGTTACTAGCTGATTATATATTGTCTAATCCTGGTTTATTCGAAAGCAAGGTAGTGTTAGAATTAGGTGCCGGCGTTGGTTTAACCAGCATAGTAGCAAGTTTTTTAGCTAAGGAAGTAATATGTACAG atGTCGATATAGaaggaatattgaaattaatacataGAAATTTCACCAGAAATAGCGTTTACGTTAAATCTAAAATTTCcgttaaagaattaaattttttcgatTTAAAGTGGCCTACATCCTATGAAAAAAGTGTAAACGTAGCAACTATTATTTTGGCTGCAGATG TTATTTATGATGAAAACATAACGGAAGGATTTGTTCAAACGTTAGTAAAACTCTTGGATTCGGAAATTCCAAAAGTTGCCTACATCACTTTAGAGAAGAGATTTGTTTTTACTACGGCCAATATGGATACTACCGCTCCTATGTACGAAGACTTTTTAAAATGCTTTGAAACGCACAACCTTAACTGGCGCATCgagtatattaaaatagacTTTCCGCAATATTTCAAATACGATAGAGTGAAATATatgatactcttgaaaatagaaaataaacaaagcaAACAACGTAATTTAACGGACAACAATTGCAAatag
- the LOC128876991 gene encoding methyltransferase-like protein 22 isoform X2: MTLYKVTSEIFTENKNSSVISENGNAVTKFVFKYPSYMIKPKHELNQNSNLIDSDNDLDIERQEEGTLLIELRHVGLQVWRGALLLADYILSNPGLFESKVVLELGAGVGLTSIVASFLAKEVICTDVDIEGILKLIHRNFTRNSVYVKSKISVKELNFFDLKWPTSYEKSVNVATIILAADVIYDENITEGFVQTLVKLLDSEIPKVAYITLEKRFVFTTANMDTTAPMYEDFLKCFETHNLNWRIEYIKIDFPQYFKYDRVKYMILLKIENKQSKQRNLTDNNCK, from the exons ATGACATTGTATAAAGTAACATCGGAAATATTCACGGAAAACAAGAATTCTTCTGTAATATCTGAAAATGGCA ATGCAGTGaccaaatttgttttcaagtatCCATCCTATATGATTAAACCGAAACATGAATTAAACCAAAACAGTAATTTAATAGACAGCGACAATGATTTAGATATAGAAAGGCAAGAAGAAGGAACATTATTAATAG AACTGCGACATGTTGGATTGCAGGTATGGCGAGGTGCCCTGTTACTAGCTGATTATATATTGTCTAATCCTGGTTTATTCGAAAGCAAGGTAGTGTTAGAATTAGGTGCCGGCGTTGGTTTAACCAGCATAGTAGCAAGTTTTTTAGCTAAGGAAGTAATATGTACAG atGTCGATATAGaaggaatattgaaattaatacataGAAATTTCACCAGAAATAGCGTTTACGTTAAATCTAAAATTTCcgttaaagaattaaattttttcgatTTAAAGTGGCCTACATCCTATGAAAAAAGTGTAAACGTAGCAACTATTATTTTGGCTGCAGATG TTATTTATGATGAAAACATAACGGAAGGATTTGTTCAAACGTTAGTAAAACTCTTGGATTCGGAAATTCCAAAAGTTGCCTACATCACTTTAGAGAAGAGATTTGTTTTTACTACGGCCAATATGGATACTACCGCTCCTATGTACGAAGACTTTTTAAAATGCTTTGAAACGCACAACCTTAACTGGCGCATCgagtatattaaaatagacTTTCCGCAATATTTCAAATACGATAGAGTGAAATATatgatactcttgaaaatagaaaataaacaaagcaAACAACGTAATTTAACGGACAACAATTGCAAatag
- the LOC128876988 gene encoding protein disulfide-isomerase, which produces MKFSTVTFLVFFSFAATLAKIETEDAVLVLTKDNVDEAIKENDYLLIEFYAPWCGHCKALAPEYAKAAKKLQETGSSVKLAKVDATLETELAEKHAIKGYPTLKFYRKGSVIDYSGGRQADDIINWLTKKTGPVAKDLPTVEEAKAFIEAENVAIVGFFKDVESDAAKVFLEVGNAVDDHVFGISSSDEVFSEYGVEDGKVVLFKKFDEGKDEFNEELDAKKLRNFIFVHSLPLVVEFNQDTAQKIFSGDIRSHLLVFLSKEAGHFDEYVEKIKEPAKKFRDQVLFVTINADESDHERILEYFGMKKTEVPAMRLIKLERDMDKYKPEKPELTSENVLEFVTAFVEGKLKRHLLTQDLPEDWDKNPVKVLVGTNFHEVAFDKKKNVLVEFYAPWCGHCQQLIPIYEALGEKYKDKDDLVIAKMDAVANELDDVRVVNYPTIILYKKETNDAVEYNGKRTLDGLSQFIESDGAYGQAAEEAQEEDEDDDVPRKDEL; this is translated from the exons atgaagttttctACGGTAACGTTTTTAGTGTTCTTCTCGTTCGCCGCTACTTTGGCGAAAATCGAAACCGAAGACGCTGTTCTAGTGCTCACGAAAGACAACGTCGACGAAGCCATCAAGGAAAATGATTATCTGCTCATCGAATTTT atgCTCCGTGGTGCGGACACTGCAAGGCCCTGGCACCTGAATATGCTAAAGCAGCGAAGAAGTTACAAGAGACCGGTTCGTCTGTGAAGTTAGCCAAAGTAGACGCAACTTTGGAAACTGAATTAGCTGAGAAGCACGCCATTAAAGGATATCCGACTCTTAAATTTTACCGTAAAGGTTCCGTCATTGATTATAGCGGCGGTCGTCAAGCGGACGATATTATAAACTGGTTGACAAAAAAAACTGGCCCGGTCGCTAAAGATTTACCAACGGTTGAAGAAGCTAAAGCGTTTATCGAAGCGGAGAACGTCGCGATTGTCGGATTCTTTAAG GACGTAGAATCGGATGCAGCGAAAGTATTTTTGGAGGTTGGTAATGCCGTCGACGATCACGTGTTTGGTATAAGCAGCAGCGACGAAGTTTTTAGCGAGTACGGAGTGGAAGATGGAAAAGtcgttttattcaaaaag TTCGACGAAGGCAAGGATGAATTTAACGAGGAACTAGATGCTAAGAAATTACGAAACTTCATTTTCGTGCACTCGCTGCCTTTGGTTGTCGAGTTTAATCAGGACACCGCGCAAAAAATCTTCAGCGGTGATATTAGAAGCCATCTTCTAGTGTTCCTTAGTAAAGAAGCCGGTCATTTCGATGAGTACGTAGAGAAAATTAAGGAACCGGCGAAGAAATTCCGTGACCAG GTCTTATTTGTTACGATCAATGCCGATGAGTCCGATCACGAACGAATCTTGGAATACTTCGGTATGAAGAAAACTGAAGTACCTGCTATGCGTCTTATCAAACTTGAACGAGATATGGATAAGTACAAGCCGGAGAAACCAGAATTAACCAGCGAAAACGTTTTGGAATTCGTGACTGCATTCGTCGAAGGCAAACTGAAGAGACATTTGCTTACGCAAGATTTGCCCGAAGATTGGGATAAAAATCCTGTGAAAGTTCTCGTTGGTACTAACTTCCATGAAGTTGCAttcgataaaaagaagaacgtTTTAGTCGAGTTCTATGCACCATGGTGCGGACATTGTCAGCAACTGATTCCTATTTACGAAGCG CTCGGAGAGAAATACAAGGACAAAGATGATTTAGTCATAGCAAAAATGGACGCTGTTGCGAACGAATTAGACGACGTAAGAGTCGTTAATTATCCTACAATTATACTTTATAAGAAGGAAACAAACGAC gCTGTCGAATACAATGGTAAAAGAACACTCGATGGACTTTCCCAATTTATCGAGTCCGATGGTGCTTATGGTCAAGCTGCTGAAGAA GCtcaagaagaagacgaagacgatgATGTGCCAAGAAAAGATGAATTGTAA